The following are encoded together in the Oryzias melastigma strain HK-1 linkage group LG17, ASM292280v2, whole genome shotgun sequence genome:
- the LOC112151005 gene encoding kinesin-1 heavy chain yields the protein MADPAECTIKVMCRFRPLNSSEVTRGDRYIPKFQGEDTVVIAGKPYMFDRVFQSNTTQEQVYNACAQKIVKDVLEGYNGTIFAYGQTSSGKTHTMEGNLHDTDSMGIIPRIVQDIFNYIYSMDENLEFHIKVSYFEIYLDKIRDLLDVSKTNLSVHEDKNRVPYVKGCTERFVCSPEEVMDTIDEGKSNRHVAVTNMNEHSSRSHSIFLINVKQENTQTEQKLSGKLYLVDLAGSEKVSKTGAEGAVLDEAKNINKSLSSLGNVISALAEGTAYIPYRDSKMTRILQDSLGGNCRTTIVICCSPSSYNEAETKSTLMFGQRAKTIKNTVTVNIELTAEQWKQKYEREKEKNKTLRNTITWLENELNRWRNGESVPVEEQFDKEKANAEVLALDNILNDKSASTPNVPGVRLTDVEKEKCEVELAKLYKQLDDKDEEINQQSQLAEKLKQQMLDQEELLASSRRDHENLQAELNRLQAENEASKEEVKEVLQALEELAVNYDQKSQEVEDKTKEFESISEELSQKSSILSSLDSELQKLKEMSNHQKKRVTEMMSSLLKDLAEIGIAVGSNDIKQHEGGSGLIDEEFTVARLYISKMKSEVKTMVKRCKQLEGIQAESNKKMDENEKELAACQLRISQHEAKIKSLTEYLQNVEQKKRQLEENVDSLNEELVKLSAQEKVHAMEKENEIQTANEVKEAVEKQIHSHREAHQKQISSLRDELDNKEKLITELEDLNQKIMLEQERLRVEHEKLKSTDQEKSRKLHELTVMQDRREQARQDLKGLEETVAKELQTLHNLRKLFVQDLATRVKKSAEMDSDDTGGSAAQKQKISFLENNLEQLTKVHKQLVRDNADLRCELPKLEKRLRATAERVKALESALKEAKENAARDRKRYQQEVDRIKEAVRAKNMARRGHSAQIAKPIRPGQQPVASPTHPNINRSGGGFYQNSQTVSIRGGGSKPDKN from the exons GGTAAACCTTACATGTTCGACAGAGTCTTTCAATCAAATACAACACAAGAGCAAGTGTACAACGCCTGCGCCCAGAAGATTGTAAAag ATGTTCTTGAGGGATACAATGGAACGATTTTTGCTTATGGGCAGACATCGTCTGGAAAAACACACACCATGGAG GGAAATCTCCATGACACAGATTCAATGGGAATCATCCCCAGAATAGTTCAAGATATCTTCAACTACATCTATTCCATGGATGAAAACCTGGAGTTTCATATCAAA GTTTCCTATTTTGAAATCTACTTAGACAAGATCCGAGATCTTCTGGATG TGTCTAAGACCAATTTGTCAGTGCAcgaagacaaaaacagagtacCCTACGTGAAG GGCTGCACTGAAAGATTTGTCTGCAGCCCAGAGGAAGTCATGGATACGATTGATGAGGGCAAATCCAACAGACACGTCGCTGTCACAA ACATGAATGAGCACAGCTCCCGGAGTCACAGCATCTTTCTGATAAACGTCAAACAGGAGAACACTCAGACAGAACAGAAGCTCAGTGGAAAACTCTACCTGGTGGATCTTGCTGGGAGTGAAAAG GTCAGTAAAACGGGTGCAGAGGGAGCCGTTTTGGACGAGGCCAAGAACATCAACAAGTCCCTGTCATCTCTGGGAAACGTCATCTCGGCGCTCGCTGAAGGAACG GCCTACATCCCTTACCGAGACAGTAAGATGACTCGAATCCTTCAGGACTCGCTGGGTGGTAACTGTCGGACCACCATCGTCATCTGCTGCTCCCCTTCCTCCTACAACGAAGCAGAAACCAAATCCACGCTGATGTTCGGACAAAG AGCAAAGACCATCAAGAACACTGTGACGGTGAACATTGAGCTGACGGCAGAGCAGTGGAAGCAGAAGTACGAGCGGGAGAAGGAGAAGAACAAGACGCTGAGAAACACCATCACCTGGTTGGAGAACGAGCTCAACCGCTGGAGGAATG GTGAGAGCGTTCCTGTGGAGGAGCAGTTTGATAAGGAGAAGGCCAACGCCGAGGTGTTGGCTCTGGACAACATCCTCAACGACAAGTCGGCCTCGACGCCCAACGTGCCTGGCGTTCGCCTGACAGATGTGGAGAAGGAAAAGTGTGAGGTGGAGCTGGCGAAGCTGTACAAGCAGCTGGATGATAAG GATGAAGAAATCAACCAGCAGAGCCAGCTGGCTGAGAAGCTGAAGCAGCAGATGCTGGATCAGGAGGAG CTCTTGGCCTCCTCCCGACGGGATCACGAGAACCTCCAGGCTGAGCTGAATCGCCTGCAGGCGGAGAACGAGGCCTcaaaggaggaggtgaaggaggtgctgcaggCTCTGGAGGAGCTGGCTGTCAACTACGACCAGAAGAGCCAGGAGGTGGAGGATAAGACCAAGGAGTTCGAGAGCATCAGTGAGGAGCTCAGCCAGAAGTCG TCCATCCTGTCATCTCTGGATTCTGAGCTCCAGAAGCTGAAAGAAATGTCCAACCACCAGAAGAAAAGAGTGACAGAAATGATGTCCTCCCTGCTCAAAGACTTGGCAGAGATCGGCATCGCCGTAGGCAGCAATGACATTAAG CAACACGAGGGAGGCAGCGGCCTGATAGACGAGGAGTTCACCGTGGCCCGTCTGTACATCAGCAAGATGAAGTCTGAGGTGAAGACGATGGTGAAACGCTGCAAACAGCTGGAAGGCATCCAGGCGGAAAGCAACAAGAAGATGGACGAGAATGAGAAGGAGCTGGCCGCCTGTCAGCTGCGAATCTCCCAG CATGAGGCCAAAATCAAGTCCCTGACAGAGTACCTGCAGAACGTGGAGCAGAAGAAGAGGCAGCTGGAGGAGAACGTGGACTCTCTGAATGAGGAGCTTGTGAAGCTCAGTGCTCAGG AGAAAGTTCACGCAATGGAGAAGGAAAACGAGATCCAGACGGCCAATGAAGTCAAG GAAGCCGTGGAGAAGCAGATCCACTCCCACCGTGAAGCTCACCAGAAGCAGATCAGCAGCCTGAGAGACGAGCTGGACAACAAGGAGAAGCTGATCACTGAGCTGGAGGA CTTGAACCAGAAGATCATGCTGGAGCAGGAGAGGCTCAGGGTGGAGCACGAGAAGCTCAAATCCACCGACCAGGAGAAGAGCCGCAAACTGCACGAGCTGAC GGTGATGCAGGACAGGAGGGAGCAGGCCAGACAGGACCTGAAGGGTCTGGAAGAGACTGTG GCCAAGGAGCTGCAGACTTTACACAACCTGAGGAAACTTTTTGTTCAGGACCTGGCAACCAGAGTCAAGAAG AGCGCTGAGATGGACTCAGACGACACCGGAGGCAGCGCCGCgcagaaacagaaaatctcCTTTCTTGAGAACAATCTTGAGCAGCTCACCAAAGTTCACAAACAG ctgGTTCGTGATAATGCAGACCTTCGCTGTGAGCTTCCAAAACTGGAAAAGCGCCTTCGTGCTACGGCTGAGCGGGTCAAGGCCCTGGAATCTGCACTGAAGGAGGCCAAGGAGAACGCCGCCCGCGACCGCAAGCGCTACCAGCAGGAGGTGGACCGCATCAAGGAGGCCGTCAGGGCCAAGAACATGGCCAGGAGGGGCCACTCGGCTCAGATCG CTAAGCCCATCCGGCCTGGCCAGCAGCCCGTAGCATCTCCCACCCACCCCAACATCAACCGCAGCGGAGGAGGCTTCTACCAGAACAGTCAGACGGTGTCCATCAGAGGAGGGGGCAGCAAGCCTGACAAGAA